Proteins encoded within one genomic window of Amorphoplanes friuliensis DSM 7358:
- a CDS encoding class I SAM-dependent methyltransferase, which translates to MTADHYFSADPAAPGRRSRIEFTAAGKAYDLAVAGGVFSAGRLDPGTAVLLRKGDLPSATTGGTFLDLGCGYGPIACVLASEAPDATVWAIDVNTRARELTEENAKTLGLAGRVRVAAPDDVPGEVLFDQIWSNPPTHVGKAELHTLLERWMPRLRPGGTAWIVINRNLGGDSLHTWLTSWGWDVARTASQRGFRVLRVTRKTD; encoded by the coding sequence GTGACCGCCGACCATTACTTCAGCGCCGATCCGGCTGCGCCCGGGCGCCGGAGCCGCATCGAGTTCACCGCCGCCGGGAAGGCGTACGACCTGGCTGTCGCCGGCGGGGTGTTCTCCGCCGGGCGGCTCGACCCCGGCACCGCCGTCCTGCTGCGCAAGGGTGATCTGCCCAGCGCCACGACCGGTGGCACGTTCCTCGACCTGGGCTGCGGCTACGGCCCGATCGCCTGCGTGCTCGCGTCCGAGGCGCCGGATGCGACGGTGTGGGCGATCGACGTCAACACCCGGGCACGGGAGCTCACCGAGGAGAACGCCAAGACCCTGGGCCTGGCCGGCCGGGTGCGCGTGGCCGCCCCGGACGACGTACCCGGGGAGGTGCTCTTCGATCAGATCTGGAGCAACCCGCCCACCCACGTCGGCAAGGCGGAGTTGCACACTTTGCTGGAACGCTGGATGCCGCGGCTCCGGCCCGGCGGCACCGCCTGGATCGTGATCAACCGGAACCTTGGTGGTGATTCGCTGCACACCTGGCTCACCTCGTGGGGGTGGGACGTGGCGCGTACGGCCAGCCAGCGCGGGTTCCGGGTGCTGCGGGTGACCCGGAAAACCGACTGA